Proteins encoded within one genomic window of Rossellomorea vietnamensis:
- a CDS encoding beta-galactosidase codes for MFLGVDYYPEHWDIDLIDEDLSRMKDMGVNMVRIGEFAWHLMEKEEGRFDFSFFDHVLEKVKANGMNAMFGTPTATFPAWLANRYPDILNEDINGVKKSFGGRRQYCFNSETYQKYSMRIAEKLITHYRDEEAIVSWQIDNELGHEDSDMCYCGSCLRGFQEFLEEKYGSIDELNERWGTIFWGQTYNGFSEIPVPKQTITVHNPAMMLDWSRFRSKSLSRFALKHVDLAKRLKGDHQTVTTNLPGGLFGKWFDSNEFSRDLDFVSYDNYPVWGGLKEPISPAHLSMTLDFIRGLKKQNFWIVEELMGAQGHDVIGYLPRPNQAKVWAWHAFAHGCSNMLFFRWRGMNRGAEQYCLGILDSNNRTTRKFNEVKKFFNEVKEYEELFNSPVKADVALLYDFDNIWSWRIQQQNPSIDFTEEVLRLYEPFHKQNTAIDVLRYDQDFSAYKVVLVPVPQLIDPALTERLEEFTRNGGRVIVSYRAGVKDKDNNLVFGSMIPGGLSPLLGIEVEESESLHEGQSVPVVSTDSDRRTTAEYWRDLVNLTTATSLYRYDDPFYNEYACVTENTVGSGKAYYIGAGIEKRIVEEITAKAAGEAGIETVETNPGVEVVSRTVEGKAYRVIINHNGYEETFGELTLKPYDCVIAEV; via the coding sequence ATGTTTTTAGGTGTCGATTACTATCCGGAGCATTGGGATATCGATTTGATAGATGAAGACCTTTCACGGATGAAAGACATGGGCGTGAATATGGTCAGGATCGGCGAGTTCGCCTGGCACTTGATGGAGAAGGAAGAAGGCCGATTCGATTTCTCCTTTTTTGACCATGTGCTGGAAAAAGTCAAAGCGAACGGAATGAACGCGATGTTCGGGACACCGACGGCGACATTTCCAGCGTGGCTGGCAAACAGATATCCCGATATCCTCAATGAAGATATCAATGGAGTGAAAAAATCGTTCGGTGGAAGAAGGCAGTATTGCTTTAACTCTGAAACGTATCAGAAATACTCCATGCGCATCGCTGAAAAATTGATCACTCATTACCGTGACGAAGAAGCCATCGTTTCATGGCAGATCGATAATGAATTGGGGCATGAAGATAGTGACATGTGCTACTGCGGTAGCTGCCTGCGTGGATTCCAGGAGTTCCTGGAGGAGAAATATGGGTCCATTGATGAATTGAATGAGCGATGGGGGACGATTTTCTGGGGACAGACGTATAACGGATTCTCTGAAATCCCGGTTCCCAAACAAACGATCACCGTTCATAATCCGGCGATGATGCTCGATTGGTCCCGTTTCCGTTCAAAGTCGTTGAGCCGATTTGCCCTGAAGCATGTGGACCTTGCGAAGCGGTTGAAGGGTGATCATCAGACCGTGACGACGAATCTTCCGGGAGGATTGTTCGGAAAGTGGTTTGATTCCAATGAGTTTTCACGGGATCTCGATTTTGTTTCCTATGATAATTATCCTGTGTGGGGAGGCTTGAAGGAACCGATTTCCCCGGCCCACCTGTCCATGACCCTGGATTTTATCAGAGGATTGAAGAAGCAGAACTTCTGGATCGTCGAAGAACTGATGGGGGCCCAGGGGCATGATGTGATCGGATATTTACCACGGCCGAACCAGGCAAAAGTGTGGGCGTGGCACGCGTTTGCCCACGGCTGTTCCAATATGCTCTTCTTCCGCTGGCGCGGGATGAACCGGGGAGCCGAACAATACTGCCTGGGGATCCTTGACAGCAACAACCGTACGACACGGAAGTTCAATGAAGTGAAGAAATTTTTCAATGAAGTGAAAGAATATGAGGAGCTATTCAATTCTCCTGTCAAAGCGGATGTGGCTCTGTTATACGATTTCGATAATATCTGGTCATGGCGGATCCAGCAGCAGAACCCGAGCATCGACTTCACGGAAGAAGTCCTTCGTTTGTATGAACCGTTCCATAAGCAAAATACAGCGATCGACGTATTGAGATATGATCAGGATTTTTCAGCGTACAAGGTTGTACTCGTTCCTGTCCCTCAACTCATCGATCCCGCATTGACGGAGAGGCTTGAGGAATTCACCCGGAACGGCGGGAGGGTCATCGTGTCGTACCGTGCAGGGGTGAAGGATAAGGACAATAATCTCGTGTTCGGGAGCATGATCCCGGGAGGATTGTCCCCGCTTCTCGGCATAGAAGTGGAAGAATCCGAATCGCTTCATGAAGGACAGTCTGTACCCGTCGTGTCCACCGATTCAGATCGAAGGACGACGGCGGAATACTGGCGGGATCTGGTGAACCTGACGACGGCAACGTCCCTCTATCGCTATGATGACCCATTTTACAATGAGTACGCCTGTGTGACGGAGAATACAGTCGGATCCGGGAAGGCGTATTATATCGGAGCAGGAATCGAGAAGAGGATCGTGGAAGAGATTACAGCGAAAGCCGCTGGCGAGGCAGGTATCGAAACCGTCGAAACCAATCCTGGAGTCGAAGTTGTCTCAAGAACCGTCGAAGGGAAGGCATACAGGGTCATCATCAATCATAACGGCTATGAAGAAACGTTTGGTGAACTGACGTTAAAGCCTTATGACTGCGTGATAGCAGAAGTGTAG
- a CDS encoding aldose epimerase family protein, which produces MDVKRKPFGEMDGHEVDSYTLLNDSGMELTFITYGGAITNILAPDREGKCENVVLGFDTLQQYVEHEHYYGALIGRVAGRIGGAGYSSNGKRVELTVNESGNHLHGGDKGFNRVIWTVEEVTVGRDEVSVRLFHLSSDGEEGYPGNVKVDVTYTLTNENEIMITYRAVPDRDTPINMTSHSYFNLSGDYKGDILSHRLKMDAKEILELSGDNVPTGKLIPVKGTPFDFREGRTILDGMKSGLEEGYDHAFVLNNEDGVISLSHEKSGRGMTVETDQESVVLYTGNHLTGELLTGGVTGRNHLGLCLETQGYPDAINHPHFPSVLVKKGEEYSASTTYRFFVEE; this is translated from the coding sequence ATGGATGTGAAGAGAAAGCCGTTTGGTGAAATGGATGGTCATGAAGTTGACTCGTACACGTTACTCAATGATTCCGGAATGGAACTGACGTTCATTACGTATGGCGGGGCCATTACGAACATTCTTGCCCCCGATCGTGAAGGGAAATGTGAGAATGTCGTGCTCGGTTTCGATACGCTCCAGCAATATGTTGAGCATGAGCATTATTATGGGGCTCTGATCGGAAGGGTTGCCGGCAGGATCGGCGGGGCCGGGTACTCTTCCAACGGGAAACGTGTGGAGCTGACGGTGAATGAAAGCGGGAATCATCTGCATGGCGGAGACAAAGGTTTTAATCGTGTGATCTGGACCGTCGAGGAAGTGACTGTTGGAAGGGATGAAGTGAGCGTCCGCTTATTTCATCTGAGCTCTGACGGAGAAGAGGGCTACCCGGGGAACGTCAAAGTGGACGTAACATATACGCTCACGAATGAAAATGAAATCATGATCACGTATCGGGCTGTACCCGACCGTGATACTCCCATCAATATGACGAGCCACAGCTACTTCAATTTGAGCGGTGATTACAAAGGAGATATCCTGTCCCATCGATTGAAGATGGATGCGAAGGAGATCCTTGAGCTTTCCGGAGATAATGTGCCGACTGGAAAGCTGATTCCTGTAAAGGGGACACCCTTTGATTTTCGTGAAGGAAGAACGATCCTTGATGGGATGAAGTCGGGCCTTGAGGAAGGGTATGACCATGCCTTTGTTTTAAATAATGAAGATGGAGTCATCTCCCTTTCACATGAAAAAAGCGGCAGAGGGATGACGGTTGAAACCGATCAGGAATCGGTCGTGTTGTACACGGGAAATCATCTCACCGGCGAACTCTTGACAGGTGGTGTCACAGGGCGGAATCATCTTGGTCTTTGTCTTGAAACCCAAGGGTATCCGGATGCCATAAACCACCCCCACTTCCCTTCCGTATTGGTAAAAAAGGGAGAAGAGTATAGTGCTTCTACCACATATAGATTTTTTGTAGAGGAATGA
- a CDS encoding Glu/Leu/Phe/Val family dehydrogenase, giving the protein MISQTRDIVQKSLDALLEDQSFLPEVKGENRKKAFTSLTSILSTPNHVHKSYLRIPLDDEKVVRIPAFRVQHNNALGPYKGGIRFHESVNEEEVVNLASLMTLKNALHDVPFGGGKGGIILNPREYSEKELHLIARKYVQYFSDILGPDKDIPAPDMGSGEREMDWMMAEYKSIRPGMPYRGSFTGKSVVNGGSLGRREATGKGVFFTFRYLVHNFVKEQKSLLTKTDNVFAKTALDYEDRPLTIAVQGFGNVGSVAALEAHQSTHLQNKVVAVSDRNVTMYNADGLDIPALVEFTMKNKGDLPTEDGQLKEIGVKAKIQERDEVLYLDVDVLMLAALEDQVHKDNVGKVKAGIIVEGANAPITTEADSYLSEKGVIIIPDILANAGGVIVSYFEWLQGRETQFYTEEEVFNLLYDKMKSTLDTVLPLFFGDPFPLRQNCYIHSVMKLSTVLYRQGKLY; this is encoded by the coding sequence TTGATCAGCCAAACGCGAGATATCGTTCAGAAATCATTGGATGCGTTACTGGAGGACCAGTCATTTTTACCGGAAGTGAAAGGAGAGAACCGAAAGAAAGCGTTTACGTCATTGACGTCGATCCTGTCGACGCCGAATCACGTACATAAATCGTATCTGAGGATTCCCCTCGATGATGAGAAGGTCGTCCGGATCCCGGCGTTCCGGGTTCAGCATAACAATGCCCTCGGGCCTTATAAGGGAGGGATCCGTTTTCATGAGTCGGTGAACGAGGAAGAGGTTGTGAACCTGGCGTCATTGATGACGTTGAAGAATGCCCTCCATGACGTACCGTTCGGCGGTGGGAAAGGCGGGATCATCCTGAATCCCCGCGAATATTCCGAGAAGGAGCTTCATTTGATCGCGAGGAAATATGTGCAGTACTTCAGTGATATCCTGGGACCTGATAAGGATATCCCGGCACCTGATATGGGGTCCGGTGAACGGGAAATGGACTGGATGATGGCCGAGTACAAGAGCATTCGCCCCGGGATGCCCTACAGAGGCAGCTTTACCGGGAAGAGCGTCGTGAACGGCGGGTCCCTTGGTCGACGGGAGGCGACGGGGAAAGGCGTGTTCTTTACCTTCCGTTACCTCGTCCATAATTTCGTGAAGGAACAGAAGAGCCTGCTGACGAAGACGGATAATGTGTTTGCGAAAACGGCCCTTGATTATGAGGACAGACCCCTGACGATCGCCGTCCAGGGCTTCGGGAACGTCGGATCAGTTGCAGCCCTTGAAGCCCATCAGTCCACCCATCTGCAAAATAAAGTGGTGGCGGTGAGCGACCGGAATGTGACAATGTACAATGCAGATGGCCTCGATATTCCGGCTTTGGTCGAGTTTACGATGAAGAATAAGGGTGACCTGCCTACTGAAGATGGTCAGTTAAAGGAAATCGGAGTCAAGGCGAAAATTCAAGAGCGAGATGAGGTCCTTTATCTGGACGTTGACGTTCTGATGCTTGCTGCCCTTGAAGATCAGGTGCATAAGGATAACGTAGGGAAAGTGAAAGCCGGGATCATCGTCGAAGGAGCGAATGCGCCGATCACGACAGAAGCGGATTCGTACTTGAGTGAAAAGGGGGTCATCATCATCCCTGATATCCTCGCCAATGCCGGAGGGGTGATCGTCTCTTACTTCGAATGGCTGCAGGGCAGGGAAACCCAGTTCTACACAGAGGAAGAAGTCTTCAACCTCCTCTACGACAAAATGAAATCCACCCTCGACACCGTCCTGCCCCTCTTCTTCGGAGACCCATTCCCGCTCCGCCAGAACTGCTACATCCACTCCGTCATGAAACTCTCGACGGTCCTCTATCGACAGGGAAAACTGTATTAA
- a CDS encoding DUF1659 domain-containing protein, producing MATADLKSTRVRLAYNDGQDEKGKPKFAYKSYSYINALASADEMNSAALSIASLSSKALFNVEKLQSFDINE from the coding sequence ATGGCAACAGCGGATCTGAAGTCGACGAGAGTTCGTCTCGCTTACAATGACGGGCAGGATGAGAAAGGCAAGCCTAAGTTCGCGTACAAATCGTACAGCTACATCAATGCCCTGGCATCAGCCGATGAGATGAACAGTGCGGCATTATCCATCGCAAGTCTTTCATCCAAAGCGCTTTTCAACGTGGAGAAGCTCCAGAGTTTTGACATTAATGAGTAA
- a CDS encoding DUF2922 domain-containing protein, with protein MAKVLELEFKTETGKSAKLSINDPIDPIDTVAVKAAMDNLIATNVFASSTGAFVSVEGARVVERNVTDYDVM; from the coding sequence ATGGCGAAAGTATTGGAACTGGAATTTAAAACGGAAACCGGGAAGTCGGCGAAGTTATCCATCAATGACCCGATCGATCCGATCGATACAGTGGCAGTGAAAGCCGCGATGGACAACCTGATTGCCACCAATGTGTTTGCAAGTTCGACGGGTGCATTTGTGAGTGTGGAAGGTGCGCGGGTGGTGGAACGTAATGTGACGGATTATGATGTAATGTAA
- a CDS encoding ABC transporter substrate-binding protein, which yields MKKVFVLMGIIATLIIAGCSSGSSGSESKDGKVTLTAWAWNVNVGALNDAVKEYQKNHPNVKLKVEDIGRLDVYDKLSTGLAAGGVGLPDIVLVEDDRIHGYVEAFPEGFLNLSDKGFSDHENQFPSFKNDLAQVEGKYYAMPFDAGPGGMFYRRSLFEKAGVKAEDINTWDDFLEAGKKIKEATGSYAMPLDMFKDDPTFRMMLNQQGVFYYDKEGNIDLTNPKAVKAMEIQKKFADADLIKNVDGWNGVVSSTVDGSVATIPFGAWYYGTIVDQAKDTSGDWGVFLLPAVEEGGNRASNLGGSSWMIPAASENADAAYDFLEYFSTDKDTQIMAMEDYGLFPSLNTTYESDVFNGEVEFFGGQNIWKLFADEMKDVPTAYYTKDYSLALDEAIKAQADTFNGTKAEKALEEAAKRLSDRTKRDINK from the coding sequence ATGAAGAAGGTTTTCGTTTTAATGGGTATCATTGCAACGTTGATCATTGCCGGATGCAGTTCGGGAAGCAGCGGTTCTGAAAGCAAGGACGGGAAGGTGACGCTGACTGCCTGGGCATGGAACGTCAACGTCGGGGCTCTGAATGATGCCGTCAAGGAATATCAAAAGAATCACCCGAACGTGAAATTGAAGGTGGAGGATATCGGGCGACTTGATGTGTATGACAAGTTATCCACCGGCTTAGCGGCTGGCGGTGTCGGTCTGCCGGATATCGTACTGGTGGAAGACGATCGTATCCATGGTTATGTAGAAGCATTTCCTGAAGGGTTCTTGAATCTTTCTGATAAAGGATTCTCTGATCATGAAAATCAATTCCCATCGTTCAAAAATGACCTGGCGCAAGTGGAAGGCAAATACTACGCCATGCCGTTTGATGCGGGTCCTGGAGGAATGTTCTATCGCCGCAGCCTGTTTGAAAAAGCAGGAGTGAAAGCGGAAGACATCAACACATGGGATGATTTCCTTGAAGCCGGGAAGAAAATCAAGGAGGCAACCGGTTCATACGCCATGCCGCTTGATATGTTCAAGGATGACCCGACTTTCCGTATGATGCTGAATCAGCAAGGTGTCTTCTACTATGACAAAGAAGGCAACATCGATTTAACAAATCCTAAAGCCGTGAAGGCGATGGAAATCCAGAAGAAATTTGCCGATGCGGATTTAATTAAAAACGTAGACGGATGGAATGGTGTTGTTTCATCGACAGTCGACGGTTCCGTTGCGACGATCCCGTTCGGTGCCTGGTACTACGGAACGATTGTCGATCAGGCGAAGGATACAAGCGGTGACTGGGGCGTGTTCTTGCTTCCTGCGGTCGAAGAGGGCGGCAATCGTGCTTCCAACCTCGGAGGCTCAAGCTGGATGATTCCTGCAGCAAGTGAAAATGCCGATGCAGCGTACGATTTCCTGGAGTACTTCTCGACAGACAAGGATACTCAAATCATGGCGATGGAGGACTACGGACTGTTCCCATCCCTGAATACGACGTATGAGTCAGACGTATTTAACGGCGAAGTGGAATTCTTCGGAGGACAAAACATCTGGAAATTGTTTGCGGATGAAATGAAGGACGTCCCGACAGCCTACTACACGAAGGACTATTCCCTTGCATTGGATGAAGCCATCAAAGCACAGGCTGATACATTCAATGGCACAAAAGCGGAAAAGGCCCTTGAAGAAGCGGCAAAACGCTTAAGTGATCGTACGAAACGTGATATTAACAAGTAA
- a CDS encoding carbohydrate ABC transporter permease: MKTKSYIPYLFIAPAVILFSVFMLYPIISSFILSFQTGQGATLTFVGLDNYKRLLSDEIFHTALKNTFILLVIQVPIMVLLALVLASLLNSALLRMKGFFRVTFFLPAVTSLVAYSIIFSIMLMNDGVVNQLLTSLGFKAIPWLNDRFWAKASLIIAMTWRWVGYNMVIYLAGLQNIPEELYEAASMDGASRIRQFFFITIPQLKPVILFTVVLSTIGTLQLFDEPFVLTKGGPSDATLTIGMYLYQTGFRYFDFGYASTIAYVIVILIGIMTFIQFKITGDQE, translated from the coding sequence ATGAAAACGAAATCATATATTCCATATTTATTCATCGCACCCGCGGTCATTTTGTTCAGTGTGTTCATGCTCTATCCGATCATCTCTTCTTTTATTCTCAGCTTCCAGACAGGTCAGGGAGCGACGCTGACGTTCGTGGGGCTTGATAATTATAAGCGCTTGCTGTCGGATGAGATCTTCCATACGGCACTGAAAAACACCTTTATCCTGCTCGTCATCCAAGTACCGATCATGGTGCTGTTAGCGCTCGTATTGGCCTCATTATTAAATTCAGCTTTACTCCGGATGAAGGGTTTCTTCCGTGTCACCTTCTTCCTGCCTGCTGTCACTTCCCTTGTGGCCTACTCCATCATTTTCTCCATCATGCTGATGAACGATGGGGTCGTCAATCAGCTGTTGACCTCCTTGGGTTTCAAGGCGATACCGTGGCTGAACGATCGTTTCTGGGCAAAGGCCTCCCTGATCATCGCCATGACATGGCGGTGGGTCGGATACAATATGGTCATCTATTTGGCGGGACTTCAAAATATTCCAGAAGAGCTTTACGAAGCGGCAAGCATGGACGGTGCTTCCCGCATCCGCCAGTTCTTCTTCATCACCATCCCACAGTTGAAACCGGTGATTCTCTTTACAGTCGTTCTGTCCACGATCGGGACGCTGCAATTATTCGATGAACCATTTGTGCTCACAAAGGGTGGACCTAGTGATGCGACACTTACGATCGGTATGTATTTATATCAAACAGGATTCCGTTACTTCGACTTCGGTTATGCTTCAACGATTGCATATGTCATCGTGATTCTAATCGGGATCATGACGTTTATCCAATTTAAAATTACGGGTGATCAAGAATGA
- a CDS encoding carbohydrate ABC transporter permease — MRQSKTGRKIVLYIVLALGALVSLFPFYWAAIGATNESGKMFSKPPVLAPGEKLVENVQNLNEAIGIGRVMFNSLFIAIVYTVLSLLICSMAAYAFAKFRFKGRNIIFGIFLLSMMVPYHATIIPLFKMMAGFGWLNTYKAVILPNLAYPFAIFLMRQNMLAFPTSLIEAARIDGSGEWKIFFKIVMPSMKPALAATAIFLFLYQWNSFLWPLIALSSTDMYTFPVALSSLFGLSRIDYGQVMAGVTIATIPIIIFFLALQRQFISGMLGSAVK, encoded by the coding sequence ATGAGACAATCAAAAACAGGTAGAAAAATCGTTCTCTATATCGTTTTAGCCCTTGGTGCGCTTGTATCGTTATTTCCCTTTTACTGGGCAGCGATCGGCGCGACGAATGAAAGTGGGAAGATGTTCTCCAAGCCGCCGGTCCTTGCACCTGGTGAAAAGCTCGTGGAAAATGTGCAAAATCTGAATGAGGCAATCGGCATCGGACGCGTCATGTTCAATTCCTTATTCATCGCCATTGTCTACACGGTCTTGAGTTTGTTGATTTGTTCCATGGCGGCCTATGCGTTTGCCAAATTCCGCTTCAAAGGCCGGAATATCATCTTTGGCATCTTCTTACTTTCGATGATGGTGCCCTATCACGCGACCATCATTCCTTTATTCAAAATGATGGCAGGGTTCGGATGGCTGAACACGTATAAAGCCGTCATCCTGCCCAACCTCGCCTATCCATTTGCGATTTTCTTGATGAGGCAGAATATGCTCGCTTTCCCGACTTCCCTCATCGAAGCGGCAAGGATCGACGGCTCGGGTGAATGGAAGATCTTCTTCAAGATCGTCATGCCGTCCATGAAGCCGGCACTCGCTGCGACAGCGATCTTCTTATTCCTGTATCAGTGGAACAGCTTCCTATGGCCGTTGATCGCTCTGTCGTCAACGGATATGTACACATTCCCGGTTGCGCTTTCCAGTTTATTCGGACTATCCCGGATCGACTATGGTCAGGTGATGGCGGGGGTTACGATCGCCACGATTCCAATCATCATTTTCTTCCTGGCTCTTCAACGCCAGTTCATTTCGGGCATGCTTGGCAGTGCCGTTAAATAA
- a CDS encoding alpha-galactosidase, whose amino-acid sequence MPVFINEEYMQFHLQGRNISYIFSILRNGQPGQLYFGKKVRHRDDFSHLIQLPAEPLGNASFPYEGDPFFSLEFLKQEYPSFGTSDYREPAFVLQHENGSRTSHFTYKGFRLEKGKPALDGLPSTYVEDEGEAETLTVTLEDSAAMLEMDLLYTVYHDRDAIVRSVRLRNLGSEPVVIERLLSASLDLPHSDFDFLHLHGAWIRERHVSCQPLRKGLQSIDSKKGVSSSNHNPFFALISPDASESQGEVYGFSLIYSGNFFGGVEVDAYDTSRALLGINPFGFDWTIEGGCSFQTPEAVMVYSGSGLNGMSQTFHDLYRSRLARGEWRDKERPVLINNWEATYFDFNEDKILDICEAASELGIELFALDDGWFGKRNDDTTSLGDWIPDKSKLPNGIEGLSETILKKKGMQFGLWVEPEMVSKESDLYRKHPDWVLGVTDRTLSHGRNQFILDLANGEVVDHVYDTLEQLFSSASISYVKWDMNRNMTEIGSASVPAGRQGEVAHRYVLGLYRLLDKLTNRFPHILFESCASGGNRFDPGMIHYMPQTWTSDNTDAVERLKIQWGTSLVYPISSMGAHVSSVLNHQTGRETPLDTRFHVAMFGAFGYELDATTFTAEEKETVKEQVHFIKENRRLLQFGTFYRLLSPFNGNETSWMVVDRESEEAIVAFYRTLAQPNPGLIRVRLQGLDPDALYEIDHTGQKLYGDELMNIGLLLPPFFNGTVTTEQTMLKGDFQSHIWKLRKVK is encoded by the coding sequence ATGCCGGTATTCATCAATGAAGAATATATGCAGTTTCATCTGCAGGGGAGAAACATAAGCTACATCTTTTCGATTCTGAGAAATGGTCAGCCCGGTCAACTGTATTTCGGGAAAAAAGTGAGGCACAGGGACGATTTCTCCCATCTCATCCAGCTCCCGGCAGAGCCTCTTGGTAACGCCTCGTTTCCTTATGAAGGAGACCCGTTCTTCTCACTGGAATTTTTGAAGCAGGAGTATCCAAGCTTTGGGACCAGTGATTATCGAGAGCCTGCCTTCGTCCTGCAGCATGAAAACGGTAGCAGGACTTCTCATTTCACTTATAAAGGCTTCCGTTTGGAAAAAGGGAAGCCGGCGCTTGACGGTTTGCCATCCACGTATGTTGAGGATGAAGGGGAAGCGGAGACATTGACGGTCACTCTCGAGGACTCCGCTGCGATGCTTGAAATGGATCTTCTCTATACGGTCTATCACGATCGGGATGCAATCGTGCGAAGTGTTCGGCTTCGTAATCTGGGGAGTGAACCGGTCGTGATTGAGCGATTGCTCAGTGCTTCTCTTGATCTTCCACATTCCGACTTTGATTTCCTTCACCTCCATGGAGCGTGGATCAGGGAACGTCATGTATCATGTCAGCCCCTCAGAAAAGGACTGCAGTCCATTGACAGTAAGAAGGGTGTCTCAAGCTCGAATCACAATCCGTTTTTCGCGTTGATATCCCCTGATGCTTCTGAAAGTCAGGGAGAAGTGTACGGATTCAGCCTCATCTACAGCGGGAATTTTTTCGGAGGGGTCGAGGTGGATGCCTATGATACTTCCCGCGCCCTTCTGGGGATCAATCCGTTTGGGTTCGATTGGACGATAGAAGGAGGATGTTCTTTTCAGACACCTGAAGCGGTGATGGTGTATTCCGGTTCCGGATTGAACGGGATGAGTCAGACGTTCCATGATTTATACCGTTCCCGACTCGCCAGGGGAGAATGGAGGGACAAGGAGCGACCGGTTCTCATCAATAACTGGGAAGCTACCTACTTTGATTTTAATGAAGACAAGATCCTCGACATTTGTGAGGCCGCATCAGAGCTTGGAATCGAACTGTTCGCCCTGGATGACGGCTGGTTCGGTAAGCGGAATGATGATACGACATCCCTTGGTGACTGGATCCCAGATAAGAGTAAGCTTCCGAATGGAATTGAAGGCTTGAGTGAAACGATCTTAAAGAAAAAGGGGATGCAGTTCGGTCTCTGGGTTGAACCTGAAATGGTGTCGAAGGAAAGCGACCTGTACCGAAAACATCCTGACTGGGTCCTTGGTGTGACAGACCGTACCTTATCACATGGCCGCAATCAGTTCATTCTCGACTTAGCGAACGGAGAAGTGGTGGATCACGTATATGATACCTTGGAGCAGTTATTTTCTTCAGCTTCGATTTCGTACGTGAAATGGGATATGAACCGGAACATGACGGAAATAGGTTCAGCTTCGGTTCCGGCAGGACGTCAGGGGGAGGTGGCCCACCGTTATGTGCTGGGTCTCTACAGGCTGTTGGACAAACTGACAAACCGTTTTCCCCATATTCTCTTCGAATCTTGCGCAAGCGGAGGGAACCGATTTGATCCGGGGATGATCCACTATATGCCGCAAACGTGGACGAGTGACAACACGGATGCCGTGGAGCGGCTGAAGATTCAATGGGGTACGTCACTTGTTTATCCGATTTCATCCATGGGTGCCCACGTCTCGAGTGTGCTTAATCACCAAACCGGAAGAGAGACGCCTCTTGACACGCGTTTTCATGTGGCGATGTTCGGTGCCTTCGGATATGAACTCGATGCCACGACTTTTACGGCAGAAGAAAAGGAAACCGTGAAAGAACAAGTTCATTTTATAAAAGAGAATAGACGACTGCTTCAGTTCGGAACCTTTTATCGCCTCCTAAGTCCGTTCAATGGAAATGAAACCTCCTGGATGGTGGTGGACAGGGAATCGGAAGAAGCCATCGTGGCTTTTTACCGGACGCTCGCACAGCCAAACCCCGGATTGATCCGTGTCCGGCTACAAGGACTGGATCCAGACGCCTTATATGAAATCGACCATACCGGACAGAAACTGTACGGAGATGAACTGATGAACATCGGACTGCTGCTCCCTCCATTTTTCAACGGCACCGTCACAACAGAACAAACCATGCTCAAAGGGGACTTCCAATCTCACATCTGGAAGCTCCGCAAAGTGAAATAA